One genomic region from Arthrobacter sp. YN encodes:
- the serA gene encoding phosphoglycerate dehydrogenase gives MSASKPVVLLAEELSPATVEALGPDFEIRQTDGADRSQLLSAIVDVDAILVRSATQVDAEAIAAAKNLKVIARAGVGLDNVDIKAATQAGVMVVNAPTSNIVSAAELTVGHILSLARHIPQASSALKNGEWKRSKYTGIELFEKKIGIIGLGRIGALVAARLQGFDTQILAYDPYITAARAAQLGVKLVTLDELLENSDFITIHMPKTPETVGMLGADAFRKMKETAYVVNVARGGLVDEEALHVALKEGQIAGAGVDVFVKEPSTDLPFFEFDNVIVTPHLGASTDEAQEKAGVSVAKSVRLALAGELVPDAVNVAGGVIAPDVRPGIPLIEKLGRIFTALTHASLTQIDVEVAGEIAALDVKVLELAALKGVFADVVTEQVSYVNAPVIAEQRGINTRLITTPDAEDYRNVLTIRGALSDGSQISVAGTLTGPKQVEKLVGVNGYDVEIPISEHLVVVAYADRPGVIGTIGHILGMNNINIGGMQVARQTEGGQVLALLTIDSSVPQQVLEAIKAGIGADMVREVDLED, from the coding sequence GTGTCAGCCAGCAAACCCGTCGTCCTCCTCGCCGAGGAACTTTCGCCCGCCACAGTCGAGGCTCTGGGCCCGGACTTTGAAATCCGCCAGACCGACGGCGCAGACCGTTCCCAGCTGCTGTCCGCAATCGTTGACGTTGACGCCATTTTGGTCCGCTCGGCTACCCAGGTGGATGCCGAAGCCATTGCCGCCGCGAAGAACCTGAAGGTCATCGCCCGCGCGGGTGTTGGGCTGGACAATGTAGACATCAAGGCCGCCACCCAGGCAGGCGTCATGGTGGTTAATGCCCCGACGTCCAACATTGTCTCCGCCGCCGAGCTCACGGTAGGACACATCCTCAGCTTGGCCCGCCACATTCCGCAGGCCAGCTCTGCGCTGAAGAACGGTGAGTGGAAGCGCTCCAAGTACACGGGAATCGAACTCTTCGAGAAGAAGATCGGCATCATCGGCCTGGGCCGCATCGGTGCTTTGGTGGCAGCACGCCTCCAGGGTTTTGATACCCAGATCCTTGCGTACGACCCCTACATCACTGCAGCCCGCGCCGCCCAGCTGGGCGTCAAGCTGGTCACCTTGGATGAACTTCTGGAGAATTCCGACTTCATCACCATCCACATGCCCAAGACGCCGGAAACGGTGGGCATGCTGGGAGCCGACGCCTTCCGCAAGATGAAGGAAACGGCCTACGTGGTCAACGTGGCCCGTGGCGGCCTGGTGGACGAGGAAGCACTTCACGTTGCCCTGAAGGAAGGCCAGATCGCCGGTGCCGGCGTGGACGTCTTCGTCAAGGAGCCCAGCACGGACCTGCCGTTCTTCGAGTTCGACAACGTCATTGTGACCCCGCACCTGGGTGCTTCCACCGACGAAGCACAGGAGAAAGCCGGCGTCTCGGTGGCCAAGTCGGTTCGCCTGGCACTTGCCGGCGAGCTGGTACCCGACGCCGTCAACGTCGCCGGCGGCGTCATCGCTCCGGATGTCCGTCCGGGTATCCCGCTGATCGAAAAGCTGGGCCGGATCTTCACGGCGCTGACCCACGCTTCCCTCACCCAGATCGACGTGGAAGTGGCGGGCGAAATTGCCGCACTGGACGTCAAGGTTCTCGAACTTGCCGCACTGAAGGGCGTTTTCGCCGACGTGGTGACGGAGCAGGTCTCCTACGTCAATGCACCCGTGATCGCCGAACAGCGCGGCATCAACACCCGCCTCATCACCACCCCGGACGCTGAGGACTACCGCAACGTCCTGACCATCCGTGGTGCCCTCAGCGATGGTTCCCAGATCTCCGTAGCCGGAACCCTCACAGGGCCCAAGCAAGTGGAGAAGCTCGTGGGCGTCAACGGGTACGACGTGGAAATCCCCATCAGCGAGCACCTGGTGGTGGTGGCCTATGCAGACCGTCCCGGCGTCATCGGCACCATTGGACACATCCTGGGCATGAACAACATCAACATCGGCGGCATGCAGGTGGCCCGCCAGACTGAAGGCGGCCAGGTTCTTGCTCTCCTGACCATCGACAGCTCTGTTCCGCAGCAGGTCCTGGAGGCCATCAAGGCCGGCATCGGAGCCGACATGGTCCGGGAAGTGGATCTGGAGGACTAG
- the ilvC gene encoding ketol-acid reductoisomerase, with product MTEMFYDDDADLSIIQGRKVAIVGYGSQGHAHALNLRDSGVEVVIALKDGSKSAAKAEDAGFTVKNVADAAEWADVIMILAPDQHQRAIYNDSIKDKLTEGKALAFAHGFNIRFGYIEAPAGVDVILIAPKAPGHTVRREFEAGRGIPDIIAVEQDASGSAWDLAKSYAKAIGGTRAGVIKTTFTEETETDLFGEQSVLCGGVSQLVQYGFETLTEAGYQPQIAYFEVLHELKLIVDLMWEGGIAKQRWSVSDTAEYGDYVSGPRVITPEVKENMKAVLADIQSGAFAKRFIDDQDNGGTEFKELRAKAEQHPIEEVGRELRSLFSWQQQDADYVEGSAAR from the coding sequence GTGACTGAAATGTTCTACGACGACGACGCAGACCTGTCGATCATCCAGGGCCGCAAAGTAGCCATCGTTGGCTACGGCTCGCAGGGCCACGCCCACGCACTGAACCTCCGCGATTCCGGCGTCGAGGTTGTCATCGCGCTGAAGGATGGCTCCAAGTCGGCCGCCAAGGCAGAAGACGCAGGCTTCACGGTCAAGAACGTTGCCGACGCCGCCGAATGGGCAGACGTCATCATGATCCTGGCTCCGGACCAGCACCAGCGCGCCATCTACAACGACTCCATCAAGGACAAGCTGACCGAAGGCAAGGCCCTGGCCTTCGCCCACGGCTTCAACATCCGCTTTGGTTACATCGAAGCTCCGGCCGGCGTTGACGTCATCCTGATCGCCCCGAAGGCTCCGGGCCACACGGTTCGCCGCGAATTCGAAGCCGGCCGCGGCATCCCGGACATCATCGCCGTTGAACAGGACGCATCCGGTTCTGCCTGGGACCTGGCGAAGTCCTACGCCAAGGCCATCGGCGGAACCCGCGCCGGCGTTATCAAGACCACCTTCACCGAAGAGACCGAAACCGACCTCTTCGGCGAGCAGTCCGTCCTGTGCGGCGGTGTCTCACAGCTGGTCCAGTACGGCTTCGAAACCCTCACCGAAGCCGGCTACCAGCCGCAGATAGCCTACTTCGAGGTACTCCACGAGCTCAAGCTCATTGTTGACCTCATGTGGGAAGGCGGCATCGCCAAGCAGCGCTGGAGCGTTTCGGACACCGCAGAGTACGGCGACTACGTCTCCGGCCCGCGCGTCATCACCCCCGAGGTGAAGGAAAACATGAAGGCTGTCCTCGCCGACATCCAGAGCGGTGCTTTCGCCAAGCGCTTCATCGATGACCAGGACAACGGTGGCACCGAGTTCAAGGAACTGCGTGCCAAGGCAGAGCAGCACCCCATCGAAGAGGTCGGCCGCGAACTGCGCTCCCTCTTCTCCTGGCAGCAGCAGGACGCTGACTACGTTGAAGGTTCTGCAGCCCGCTGA
- the ilvN gene encoding acetolactate synthase small subunit, which produces MTRHTLSVLVEDKPGVLTRVASLFARRAFNINSLAVGPTEVPGMSRMTVVVDADGDLIEQVTKQLNKLVNVIKIVELTSESSVQRDHILVKVRADAATRLQVTQAADLFRAAVVDVSTDSLVIEATGTPEKLAALLSVLEPFGIREIVQSGTLAVGRGSRSMSDRALRSA; this is translated from the coding sequence ATGACCCGCCACACACTGTCCGTTCTGGTAGAAGACAAGCCCGGCGTGCTGACCCGCGTGGCCAGCCTCTTTGCCCGGCGCGCATTCAACATCAATTCCCTGGCTGTGGGACCCACCGAGGTTCCCGGCATGTCCCGCATGACGGTTGTCGTCGACGCCGACGGCGACCTCATTGAGCAGGTCACCAAGCAGCTCAACAAATTGGTCAACGTGATCAAGATTGTGGAGCTGACTTCCGAATCTTCCGTACAACGCGACCACATCCTGGTCAAGGTACGTGCGGATGCCGCGACACGCCTGCAGGTTACCCAAGCTGCAGACTTGTTCCGTGCCGCCGTCGTCGACGTGTCCACAGACTCGTTGGTGATAGAGGCAACCGGTACCCCCGAGAAGCTCGCAGCACTGCTTTCAGTGCTCGAGCCGTTCGGCATCCGTGAAATCGTGCAGTCCGGCACCTTGGCCGTTGGACGGGGATCCCGCTCCATGAGTGACAGGGCGCTCCGCTCCGCGTGA
- a CDS encoding acetolactate synthase large subunit, whose amino-acid sequence MSKGSPISPSLMAAKSAGAHKAPEKVDRTAEAVVVDAAAPLSPVLGPNTVVPPTVMSGSQAIVRSLEELGVDDIFGLPGGAILPTYDPLMASSMNHILVRHEQGAGHAAQGYAMVTGRVGVCIATSGPGATNLVTAIMDAHMDSVPMVAITGQVSSGVIGTDAFQEADIVGITMPITKHSFLVTDPNDIPHVMAEAFHLASTGRPGPVLVDIAKDAQVGQMTFSWPPKVDLPGYRPVVRGHNKQVREAAKLIAAASKPVLYVGGGVVKGHASAELMELALATGAPVVTTLMARGAFPDSHPQHVGMPGMHGSVSAVTALQQADLLITLGARFDDRVTGVLKTFAPFAKVIHADIDPAEISKNRTADVPIVGSVKEIIPELTEAVKTQFELSGTPDLDSWWAFLGNLRDTYPLGWTEPEDGLTAPQRVIKRIGELTGPEGIYVAGVGQHQMWAAQFIKYERPHAWLNSGGAGTMGYSVPAAMGAKVGEPDRVVWAIDGDGCFQMTNQELATCAINNIPIKVAIINNSSLGMVRQWQTLFYEGRYSNTDLNTGHDTVRIPDFVKLADAYGCAALRCERDEDIDATIQKALEINDRPVVIDFVVSPNSMVWPMVPSGVSNDQIQVARNMTPEWEEED is encoded by the coding sequence ATGAGCAAAGGATCGCCGATCAGCCCCTCGCTGATGGCTGCAAAGTCCGCTGGAGCCCACAAAGCTCCGGAAAAGGTCGACCGTACGGCTGAGGCCGTCGTCGTCGACGCTGCTGCACCTCTCTCTCCTGTACTTGGGCCGAACACCGTTGTACCCCCAACGGTGATGTCCGGCTCGCAAGCAATTGTCCGTTCGCTCGAAGAACTCGGCGTGGACGATATTTTCGGTTTGCCCGGTGGCGCGATCCTGCCCACCTACGACCCCTTGATGGCCTCCAGCATGAATCACATCCTGGTCCGTCACGAACAGGGAGCCGGCCACGCCGCGCAAGGCTACGCCATGGTTACCGGACGGGTTGGCGTTTGCATCGCCACCTCGGGCCCCGGTGCCACCAACCTCGTTACCGCCATCATGGACGCCCACATGGACTCCGTGCCGATGGTGGCCATCACCGGCCAGGTGTCCAGCGGAGTCATCGGCACCGATGCCTTCCAGGAAGCGGACATCGTGGGTATCACGATGCCCATTACCAAGCACTCGTTCCTGGTGACCGACCCCAATGACATCCCGCACGTCATGGCCGAGGCATTCCACCTCGCGTCCACCGGCCGCCCGGGACCCGTCCTGGTGGACATCGCCAAGGACGCCCAGGTGGGCCAGATGACCTTCTCCTGGCCGCCCAAGGTGGATTTGCCGGGATACCGCCCCGTGGTGCGGGGACACAATAAGCAGGTCCGCGAAGCTGCCAAGCTGATCGCTGCTGCCAGCAAGCCGGTCCTTTACGTGGGCGGCGGCGTCGTCAAGGGCCACGCCTCGGCCGAGCTCATGGAACTTGCGCTGGCTACCGGCGCTCCCGTGGTCACCACACTGATGGCGCGCGGTGCCTTCCCTGATTCGCATCCCCAGCATGTCGGCATGCCCGGCATGCACGGATCAGTCTCCGCCGTGACTGCCCTCCAGCAGGCCGACCTCCTGATCACCCTCGGAGCCCGGTTCGATGACCGCGTCACCGGCGTGCTGAAGACCTTCGCCCCGTTTGCCAAGGTCATCCACGCTGACATCGACCCCGCGGAAATCTCCAAGAACCGCACCGCCGACGTCCCGATCGTTGGCTCGGTCAAGGAGATCATTCCCGAACTCACCGAAGCCGTGAAGACGCAGTTTGAACTGAGCGGCACCCCGGACCTGGATTCCTGGTGGGCCTTCCTCGGAAACCTGCGCGATACGTACCCGCTGGGCTGGACCGAGCCGGAAGACGGGCTCACCGCACCGCAGCGCGTGATCAAGCGCATCGGCGAGCTCACCGGTCCCGAAGGCATCTATGTTGCCGGCGTCGGCCAGCACCAGATGTGGGCCGCCCAGTTCATCAAGTACGAACGGCCCCACGCCTGGCTGAACTCCGGTGGAGCAGGAACCATGGGATACTCGGTTCCGGCAGCAATGGGTGCCAAGGTTGGTGAGCCGGACCGCGTGGTCTGGGCCATCGACGGTGACGGCTGCTTCCAGATGACCAATCAGGAACTGGCTACCTGCGCCATCAACAACATCCCCATCAAGGTGGCCATCATCAACAACTCCTCGCTGGGCATGGTCCGCCAATGGCAGACGCTGTTCTACGAGGGCCGCTACTCCAACACGGATCTGAACACAGGCCACGACACCGTCCGGATCCCGGACTTCGTGAAACTGGCTGACGCCTACGGTTGCGCAGCACTGCGGTGTGAACGTGACGAAGACATCGACGCCACCATCCAGAAGGCACTCGAGATCAATGACCGCCCAGTGGTCATAGACTTCGTCGTCAGCCCCAACTCGATGGTGTGGCCCATGGTGCCTTCGGGCGTCAGTAACGACCAGATCCAGGTTGCCCGCAACATGACCCCGGAATGGGAAGAGGAGGACTAG